One window of uncultured Methanoregula sp. genomic DNA carries:
- a CDS encoding carboxyl transferase domain-containing protein gives MTRRLALLLDAGSFVLHGDDDNGEIIGGIATIQNRKVCIIAINPESSVTVDPFEFLQQELALLDLAENRKIPIILLADRPQRVAMETTAIPLTLYRTFIDPRGVGLVFARFARLSGIVPTIAVVFSPIATTLTYPVAECDTVIMVDGAGMSLARPDMVRLMTGDTSPYEDYGGARMHTEISGTCDKLVFSEREAMDWVRNYLALFPGTFTERPPVILRDDTEPATFPEKSIVPPDPDQAFDMHQLLGSFIDSGSFLEHREGYAREIITAFTRVGGMPVGIIANNAGERGGILFPETCRKIAAFASLCDAFNIPIVFLADVPGFMVGKVAEQGGIIRYGALVFSTIANLCVPHLCIVVRKAYTAGLYAMGGPGFAPERFLALPHACIAIYGRKAIQRLGRKNNLSAKDQSDMADRMQENCDVRRYAESGYLDNVIEEKDLRKEIRLFLEASYAKPLVRTAPRRILDL, from the coding sequence ATGACCCGTCGCTTAGCACTCCTGCTTGATGCAGGGAGTTTTGTCCTTCATGGAGATGATGACAACGGGGAAATTATCGGAGGCATTGCCACGATCCAGAATCGTAAGGTTTGCATTATCGCCATTAATCCCGAATCCTCCGTCACGGTCGATCCCTTCGAGTTCCTCCAGCAGGAACTTGCTCTCCTTGATCTGGCAGAAAACCGAAAGATTCCCATCATACTTCTTGCCGATCGACCCCAGCGGGTGGCCATGGAGACGACCGCAATCCCGCTCACCTTATACCGGACGTTCATTGATCCCAGGGGAGTCGGGCTGGTCTTTGCCCGTTTTGCCCGCCTCTCGGGTATAGTCCCGACAATCGCCGTTGTTTTCAGCCCCATTGCAACGACCCTGACCTACCCGGTTGCCGAATGCGATACGGTTATCATGGTTGACGGGGCGGGAATGTCGCTTGCACGGCCGGATATGGTCCGGCTGATGACCGGCGATACGAGTCCGTACGAGGATTACGGTGGTGCCAGGATGCATACGGAGATCTCCGGGACCTGCGACAAACTGGTTTTTTCAGAACGTGAAGCCATGGACTGGGTCCGCAACTACCTGGCGCTGTTTCCCGGTACATTCACCGAGAGACCCCCGGTAATTCTGCGGGATGATACGGAGCCGGCCACTTTTCCTGAAAAGAGCATCGTCCCTCCCGATCCCGATCAGGCATTTGATATGCACCAGCTGCTTGGTTCCTTCATCGACAGCGGTTCATTTCTCGAGCACCGGGAAGGATATGCCCGGGAGATAATAACCGCTTTTACACGGGTAGGTGGGATGCCGGTTGGCATCATTGCAAACAATGCCGGTGAGCGGGGCGGGATCCTCTTTCCGGAAACGTGCCGGAAGATCGCGGCATTCGCCTCGCTCTGCGATGCGTTTAATATTCCCATTGTTTTCCTTGCAGATGTGCCTGGATTCATGGTGGGGAAAGTAGCTGAACAGGGAGGGATCATCCGTTACGGTGCCCTTGTTTTTTCAACGATTGCCAATCTTTGTGTCCCTCACCTGTGCATTGTTGTTCGCAAAGCTTACACTGCAGGCTTGTATGCCATGGGCGGTCCGGGTTTTGCACCCGAGCGGTTTCTGGCATTGCCTCATGCCTGCATCGCGATTTACGGCAGGAAAGCGATCCAGCGTCTCGGCCGGAAAAATAACCTCTCTGCAAAAGATCAGTCGGATATGGCAGACCGGATGCAGGAGAACTGCGATGTCCGGCGCTATGCTGAGTCAGGTTATCTTGATAACGTGATCGAGGAAAAAGATCTCAGGAAAGAGATCAGATTGTTCCTGGAGGCCAGTTATGCAAAACCGCTTGTCCGGACCGCTCCCCGACGGATATTGGATCTCTGA